The window GGGTGAGTCCGGGGAACAAGAAGTCAGTCAGAGAATGCTGGAAAACTACTTGCATGGcgcgttcaataatctggcactggaggactGAAGAGGAGGATAATATAAAGGGCATGGAGCAGATGTGGGAGCAGTAATCAGGGGAGAGGCGCAGGTGAACGGAATGAGGAGTGATTAGTGGCATGGCAAAACACAGATGAAAACAGACATGATTATTAcagtttataaatattttattaggttgtttgctgaaatttatgaacatattaaaaataataatttaaaagcttcATGTACTGATCCAACACTGACACTTTACATAAAACTGTGAACTTGTGAGCAAATTAAGGTTTTTACGTGTTGAACACATCAGGAGATAAAATGTGGGCAGGGTTTCTGTTGAcccaacttctttttttttctcaactgttttcttctgtggCTCAGCTTTGATTATTTTGGTCTAAacaagatagatagatagatagatagatagatagatagatagatagatagatagatagatagatagatagatagatagatagatagatagatagatagatagatagatagatagatagatagatagatagatagatagatagatagatagatagatagatagatagattaaaAAGAAAGGTTAAAGCTGGTGCCAGTGGTACATTAAGGTCACCATGGTacccacacacctgtgtctgtcacttccTGATATCACTCTTCATAAGACAGGCAAACAGAAATGCTAGACAGTtctgttcaaaaaaaaattctggtgAACCAGTAAAACTACCACCTGGTTGGTTTGTTATGAACCTGAACTTGTACTCAGCTGAGTCGCTCTCTCTCAGCCCTGAGATTCTCACTCTGCAGCTGTTCTCACCAAAGTGATATGTTACATGACCTGCATACTTTGGGTCAGCTCTCAGATCCACAGGTTCTTTCTCTTgaagagagaagagagaagagtctttctcctgcaacccttcTAAACAAACTTATTCACTCTTTTTTCTAGTTcttgtcatgaactttaacctttaacctgctaactgaggcctgtggaCTCTGAGATGGAGCTTATCtctctgagcattgcatggtctgaccttcgggGGAAATTTGCTGGGATAACTACTACAGGAAATATTGATAGCTGTCTTAAATGTATCTATCTGTGAATGATCTCTCTCTGTGAAATGACAATCTCCAAACAGTTTGGAAATGAtctttaacccttcccagattaatggcagcaacagttgcttctctaaagtCATTGCCGATACCTTtcctccttggcattgtgttaaacCCACACCTGAACGCTCCAGAGTagcaaactgattaaaaaaaactgctttaatagAGATTCTCATACTGATGGTGATCAGTTAATCAGCACATTTGATCAtcagctcctggctgatactgAACATTTAAATCTTCTGAAAGCAGCGGGTCTGGACTTAGTTTTACACacagtgtttctttgtttttctttcataaataatgacatggagaaatcagttgtgtgttttagtaCATGTGAGATTGGGTTTGAATATCTGTATAATCTGAttaagaccagatcattttattgTGTCCTGATGTGTAAAATCTTATAGAATTGAAAAAggtcaactttattttttacatgagTGCATCATATTATGTTTTCAATAAAACCGAAATTATCGACAATGCAAGTCAGATCATCATACTCTGTTATGGAACTACAAGTTTTGGTAATGGAGCTAACAGAGAAATAGTGTTATGCTTTCTGAGTGTGTAAAATTGTTTACTGGCTCTCTAATTGACTAAGATCCACTCTTGCAGTTTTCTGCTGGCTaaaaaaccagaacaaaaactaaaactaatattCACATGTTAAACAGTGAGGTCTTCAAGATGTTTCTGGGTGTGGTTGTCACTGGTTGATTATAAACAAGGAACTGAAAGATATTTCAtcaaagctaaaataatttGAGCTTTAAAAAGCAGGGCTGCAAAAAAGATTTTTGCTGCAAGCTGagccttcaaaaacaaaaaaagctcttaTCAGACCTTAAAGTTAATATAAAATGGGTTTTAAGAGGGCAttcttctagaattgcgccgctcaaggtggctgcatgttggagtagctctgttccatTGATTCTAAGATGtcgcttttgaaaactttattcctcttttttctggctgtaaattacttttatgggatgattacttcctctggtatcagatgctgtgcagctggaaggattttcactgaagccttttttacttttggacattttgttcttatgcgtaaccatgacaacaagtgttaaatgtgaagaaccctgaactcCAGTCATGGTCAAAACCAAGCAGACCACCTGGCtggtggagtgaagaagcctaATCTCTACAGGATCGGTACCGTGgttctcagggagatccaccgaTACTGGAagtccacagagctgctcatccagatgctgcccttccagcacctggtccaggagatcacccaggacttcaagactgaTCTATGCTTCCAGAGGtcagccatcatggctccgcaggaggtcaggcgtcatggctccgcaggcCAGCGAGGCTTgcctggtgggactctttgaggacaccaggaccgaggacacatcaggacagaccgctacaagcgacgcttcctgcccacagccatcaactctttaacaaaaccaggattatgagctacaacaacatttaatttccctttgggattaataaagtatctttgaattgaattgagttGAATTAAGCTAAAGGATATTCCTTCTAAAAAGGGAGATGTTAGCTCTTCTTTGATTatataaatgcaataaaaagagcttttttgaaaagtttaaccCCAAACAAGAACTAAAATCCTTTCATTGTTATGAcaaatgaaactttccaaaatcatttttataaaatatatttatccaataatatataaacaatatctatccaaaaataaaatcagtgcaGTCAGGTTGTCCTCGCTGATGTGttacaatgaaaataaacagcaaaaatgtaaaactcttAGTGAATATTTAACTTGTGAGACaagtaataaaaaactaaaatatcagCAGTTAGCCTAAATGCtcccaaaacaaagaaaatgtttgtaaagaaaaaaataggtgttttaaatcctgaaaaaaGCACTGATATCTTGTGTTGGATGATTAACTTTAACACCTGATTTCTGAACAACTGAAATAGAAGCAATGTGGGTGTGTATCGGGGAGTGTGTGGGTGGGGGAATCCTCAGATCAAGCTGTGTTCATACTCTGTTGATTTTGTTGACTGTACTGTACAGATCAGAAACATCCCCTGCTGCATCTTGACTTCTCGATCTGTGAGCATCAGAACACACTTTGAAAAGATAAGGTCCAACGTTTAACAGCACTCAACTTCATCACCACTTTTCAAAATGTAAGAAACATGCTTAATTTAGAGGGTATTCAGGATCTTTAACTCACCTGGATGTGCCATTACTTAACATGACAACGCTATAAATAGCATCTTCCTCCTTGTCCGCGTTTTGTTGCTTGAGCTGAGCAGGCATGACGTTGGAGTAGAGAGGTTCCtcttgatttttaatgaaatgtacACTGGCGTAACAAAGTTCATCTTGCTCTTCTGTTGATTGTCTGAGTGCTGCAGATGAGGAAGTGTTCAATTCTGGACCTAAAGATTTCTGAAGAgtaaatatttcactaaatATGTAGTAAAAGTAGGTCAGTGGGTAAAATGAATGATATCAATATAAAAACATTGGAAGGAGTGAGAGCAAACGCATAGTTTTAACCCACAGAACCACTACCTCCTAAgtctaccattccttgaaggactgcataatCACCCaccacatttcatgccagagttttagacttagatcatcttattttgaaaaatgaataaGATGAAATTATAGCCAATTTGGTCAAATTTGGTCAAATCCTGAAACTATCATTATCTATCTTAACTTAACTATCTTATGCAATACTGCAAAGTCTTGTGTGACCTGTTTGCtctaagagtatgtgttgggaaagactttcagctactaccacatcagattttagctcaaaatctataaagttgactgagttatagccatttttatgttttctgactTCTAAAGTTATTCAGTCATAGATCACAGTCGTtgacccaatgattactttctaagaatTTCATCAAACTTCGTTCACCaattcatgagatatattgGGTAAagcaaaaatcaatcaaattgaaaacaaaacttgttgAAATGTTCAGATCAAAAAGATTAATACCagtcctcttcttcctcacctttacattgttttttccctctctggacACTAAGGTTTGTTCTGACAACcacttttttctgtaaacaacaATTAATAAACATGAATAATGTAATAAGCACAACATTAATCACACACAGTTACAAAGCTAAAAATGGGATTAAAGACTTAATAGGCTactgcaggaaaacagaaacgCTCACCTCATAAATAGCCAGACAGCCAGGAAAATGAGAACCAGGATGAAAACAGTGATAGATCCAACAGTAGCTGATTTTGTAGAACCTGGAAACAttgattaaacaaaatatttctattaATCACagagtttttgattttaatttttttttatttggtgagGTGGTGCGCATGGGAGCCAAATACAGACTCACAGGCAAGAAGTAGAGAGGTGAAGtaagaaataaatttttatttaaaaaaagaaagaaagaaacaagaagtaAGAAGTAGAGAGGTGAAGtaagaaataaatttttatttaaaaaaagaaagaaagaaacaagaagtaAGAAGTAGAGAGGTGAAGtaagaaataaatttttatttaaaaaaagaaagaaagaaagaaaagatagGTTAGGTTTGTTCCAAGGACATAATTACAAGAGAAACTAAAAGCAAGAGTTAGGAAGTGTTACTACAACTGGGCGTAGGGGGTTAAACTTCTCTAGAATGACTTACTTGAAACAACTATCAGATGTAAGGTAGAGTTAAGTCGTCCTCTTCTGTTTCCTGCTTCACAATAATAATTCCCTCCATGGTCAATTTTGATGTCATCAATGGCGAACATTTGTCCCAGTGCTCTTGGTGAAGCCTCATTTCCTTTGTACCACATATAGTTTGCTTCAGGATTAGCATCACTGCTACAAGTCAGATTCACTGACCTGCCCTCTATTATCTCACCAGAAGGACTAATAGACACAGAGGAATTTCTAGGAGCATCTGAAAGAGAGCATTCATAAAACCACAACACAGTTAAACAACTGATAATTAGGCAAACTCTGTGGAAAATGATGTGTGTAAAAGAATGTTTATATATGTAATTTTGCCATTTCATATACATCCAAAAGtcagaaaattaaacaactcCTGGGAGAGGAGCAGCACTTAGTCACATCTCCCAATGCCTGATAGCAGAAATATTTGTCAGCCTGTGTGGCTTGCTGAATCAATGTCATTCCACAAGTCTGCATGCTAGCCATCCTGCTCACGAGCAGCTCAAAAATGCTTAAAACAAGTGACAAAGCTGATCTTCCTATATAACTATAATCATTGCACAACAAATCTGGAACTGATGAGCAGTATAACAAAACAGTGGTTAGAGTTGTGGCCTCACAGTAAGGAGGTATTTACACCTTTTTGTGAGacgtttgcatgttttccctggGTGTGCTTGGGTTTTCTCTGGCTACTCTGGTTTCCTACTAAAGCCCAGAAACATGCCATACTAGGttaatggtaaatggactgcacTTATACagctttctagccaatcaggctactcaaagtgctttacagcataatctgtgccctcatttaaccatccacacatacattcatacagcactctactcaATCACGTCAAAGTCCCTCCACTCTTGGCTGTGATTGTCCATAcacacatgcctctgcacagaggcagcagccacaCCTCCAAAAAAGGTCATTGTTAACACTTGCgctgtttttcttctccgtGATCTTTTATCTTTTCCCATTTGGATGTcaaaatcaatacacacatACTAACACTCGCAgtgtccatatttacttctgcaAACTCAGCGTGCGGAGTGTGATGTCATATCCTTTTCTGCTTATGCGGGTCATTTCGTGAACTGGAGACttttcacactggagtctgatggagtttgcatttaaaatgtaatgtgaataACCACGTagaaaaaatttaatttaagcaaaaaatctgaattgagcattaagactagcagtgtgaatgtagccttagtcagctttacagatattgagctaaagtctggtgtggtagtagctgagtatcttcctcaacacatactccaactTTGGCCTGGAatgtggcaggtgatatgcatttttaGAAGAATAATAGTCCTTTCAATTATCCTGTGGGTGAACATGTGTCATgtaattgattatttttaaaatcctttgtACTTACATTCTACATTTACATGGACAGATGATGAGTTGATCCAACCATAATGATTCTTAGCTGTGCAATGATACATCCCGCTGTCCTCTGATCTGATGGACAGAAAGTCATAGGTGCCTTTTTGTCCTTCAAACACTGTTTGGTTGTCTTTGTACCAGGTGTAACTAGCTGCTGGGTTAGCATCATTGCTGCAGGTCAGAGTCACTGAATTGCCCTCCGTGATCTCAGAGGTACTAActgtcacagaaacacactttgGAGCATCTGCAGGGAAAAAGAGCAGAGACTTTTACATTTGTGTTGACAAACCTTTTTAGATGTAGGCAATTCTGAACTAACATTTTGTGGTGAGATGGTGTTCCACCCTTTCCACTCAGTGTGCACCAGGTGTAAGTAGGAGCATACTGCTGGTTGATGGGCGGGGCAGACTCCTTTATAACAGGGTAGGCTGTTGCTGCTGTATGAGTCTTTGTTCCTCCTGCTGCATGTCAGCTGTCATTGTGGCTGGTCTGCTCCTGATCGGCTAATCTGAGATTGTAAGTACCATTGTTTGATCCAGGTTGCTGgaattttgttggtttttgggTGCTACACCTACTGTGTGTTTCTACAGCATTGTTGCTCTGCTGGCGTTGCCGGCTGCGGCCAAAGTTTTTTAGTGCGTGGCCTCCACCTCTCTCCACCTGCTGACCTGCTCCCTCCTCTGGGAGCCTGTGCATCTGCTCCTGGGTAAGCTATCAGTTAATCagattttactttcatttttaatctgaACCATaagtaatgtgtttttatttttcaggcaCGTGATTGATCTGCGTGCTGTGGCGCTGAAAACTGCAGCTACAGGGACGCTCTGTTGTCTTGTCCTGTTTGGGTAAGCATTTGGACTGCAGTTCCATGGCAACTATTGCTGCAATTTTTAGCAGCAAATTGATGGGACTGTGCATGTCTCCTCTGATCCTGCTGTTCTTAAGTGCAGTACGGGCCCGTAATCGTTTGTTCCACCATTGTAGTGTTTTACTTTCCGTGccttgtgtttaattttttttttttttgtgtgtgttgaaaaactaaattgttCTTGCTTTATGCCTTTAGGATCGAGTTGCATGCCTGGAAGGTGACTTTTAATTAGTATATGTTTTAACTGacttgttaataaaatattgtatttttaggAGAACTCAGTCTGTTGTCCAGCTGCATCTTTTTGAACCTGTGTTCTGATTTGATGGGTAATAGCTCTCAACTGGGGATAAACACAGACTTTCAGAAATCTCCCCCCACTCTTGTCAGAACTCCTTGCTCCATTGAagacaagttttaaatttatgtgATTTGCATTAggaatatttgtgttttttctttggaaaatgCTTTTTGAACTACAACCTGCAAAGGTGCTTATaggataataaaaaattaataaatgcaCCTGAAGTCAGAGGTAAAAGTTATGAGTGAAAGACTTACCTAGGTTTAATTTGAAGCACAGCTTTaataaatgcaatgatttgtttttcaaccTAACAGTGCTACTTACATTTCACATCAACAGAGATGGAATTAGATGTCCTCCTCCCCAGCTGGTTCTCAGATACACAGTAATACTCCCCAGAGTCAGAGGACTTGATGGAGCTGAAGACCAACTGGAGCTCTTTACTGAGAACCTGTGGGTCTGAAGTTTCATTCTTGTACCAGGTGTAATTAGCTGCTGGGTTAGCATCACTTGTGCAGCTCAGAGTCACTGAACTGTTCTCTACTGGGTTATCAGAGGAGTTTAATGACGCAGAAGAAAAAACTGGAGCATCTGGAGAAGACATGAACAAATGCCAGATAATGTTATATCATAACTCTTAAATTTTCCCTaggtgagtgtgaatggttgtttgtgtctctgtgatggacttgcgacctgtccatggtgtcccccgcctctcacacagtgactgctggaaatgggcaccagctcctcgcgacccagaatggagaagcgggtaaagaataGGGATGGGTGTTATATCATGTAAGACAACGTTGTGTTCAGGGCTCGTTTCCAGACCAGATAGTGCTTTGTACTACTCAGTCTTATAAGGGTTTAGTAGTGAGAAAATACTGAATACAGAGTGTAAAGCATATTTAAAAGATTAagaaacaaatgtaatttttcttttttacaccaACATTTTCTGGGTGATCACCTTCTTGTTTCATTCATTCTATCACTTGCTCATAACTTAgaggatagatagatagatagatagatagatagatagatagatagatagatagatagatagatagatagatagatagatagatagatagatagatagatagatagatagatagatagatagatagatagatagatagatagatagatagatagatagatagatagatcctGATGCTACAGTTGcattattaaaattaataatttataaaataagaaatttcAATTTGCATAAATCACCTAAAGCATGGAGATGAAGGATGCCATCATTTACCTTCTGCACCACTTCTTCAGTCATCTGGACAAGCTAGGAGGTACTCTGGGAAtcatgtgttttgatttttcagtttcttttaatgCCATTCAACCAACTCTGCTAGGATGTGAACTCTCTAGAATGCAGGTAGACCCTCACTTAGGGGCTGTTTCACAATAGTATAATCAACTAATCCAAGATAAGAAAATATGGACTCGACCAAGCCTTATTAGAAGATCTTGGATTAGTTAGTTTCACAAACACCAAATCAAGCTGAAACAGAGCAGCTAAGTCAAGGCAGGTTAAAATAATCCTGCTAAGTGCACACCTACTGTCATGAACTCgagtgtttctgtccagagagcgaaaccaaaaccacacacggagacgagaataacggtaagtgagtttatttacatgtgcagctatatacagtggtcggagtctggaggagtctgcaagataaggagagcggggtgagtctcgggtacaatctgGTTCCAAGATGGTAGCTAGGTTCTTaaagtctctttgtttgcttacaggttctGAAGGAGGTTGCGGCGTCGAGAAGGAGAGGTGCGATTCCAGTGTTTCCAGATTACGGGCCAGTAGCAGCAAGGTAAGTGTCCTCGGttttccaggtaagtagttcctTAGGTCCGTAGTCGTGGTGTGGCAagaaacctgagtcgtaggcacaaatAGAGATCGTGATTAACACAAGGAGCATAaattaggttagacgctgaggcggagaatctaacccagaaggttcgatgctccagcgaagatctgatcgccgcctgctgcttaaatactGGCTGGTCTAATCAgtgggaaactggaacacctgtggaagaatgattagtggctctgcccacaaggcggagccaaacccagatcctcacaggagctatgctgtcaggggcttcatgcccctagtagggtcacccaaggcagacaggtcctaggtgaggggcccgacgaagtgcagcccaaagaccccttatgatgaagaAGATTATTGGACANNNNNNNNNNNNNNNNNNNNNNNNNNNNNNNNNNNNNNNNNNNNNNNNNNNNNNNNNNNNNNNNNNNNNNNNNNNNNNNNNNNNNNNNNNNNNNNNNN of the Kryptolebias marmoratus isolate JLee-2015 linkage group LG3, ASM164957v2, whole genome shotgun sequence genome contains:
- the LOC108246288 gene encoding B-cell receptor CD22-like codes for the protein MRTKAENFSAAVIGFVLLLLCATAVQSQNGWGVTYSPTQICALKGSTVEIHCKYTHSHKKGGITIKVEKSFWFAKTDENPVDLKTEEQYAGRVEYNCDRTRCRLTIRDVKKSDSAVYKFRFETNTHDGSYTGKPGVTLNVTDLDPKVYVSKKNFHFKCLSKCITPDLSSYVWYKNGHKFNEGTYAYSDKFENKDSVSCAVKGYEDFPSPPVCCYSQSCITVTYKDRRICAFKGSSVDIKCTYHQSGYMSIFWFSPGRSQQWMDPLQPEDLTKDSQYFGRAQSFNKYYFSERHVTLRISDLGESDSAEYRCKLKTSKFEWGNDLHGTTLTVTALQVQVISVLAHRGFIFAKLKCHSSCSPTGLYSFNWLKNGKQIQRGQFFEDFIYPSDKISCTVQHRGMHEAPAVYAPVFSSASLNSSDNPVENSSVTLSCTSDANPAANYTWYKNETSDPQVLSKELQLVFSSIKSSDSGEYYCVSENQLGRRTSNSISVDVKYAPKCVSVTVSTSEITEGNSVTLTCSNDANPAASYTWYKDNQTVFEGQKGTYDFLSIRSEDSGMYHCTAKNHYGWINSSSVHVNVEYAPRNSSVSISPSGEIIEGRSVNLTCSSDANPEANYMWYKGNEASPRALGQMFAIDDIKIDHGGNYYCEAGNRRGRLNSTLHLIVVSSSTKSATVGSITVFILVLIFLAVWLFMRKKWLSEQTLVSREGKNNVKKSLGPELNTSSSAALRQSTEEQDELCYASVHFIKNQEEPLYSNVMPAQLKQQNADKEEDAIYSVVMLSNGTSRSRSQDAAGDVSDLYSTVNKINRV